Proteins co-encoded in one Leptidea sinapis chromosome 16, ilLepSina1.1, whole genome shotgun sequence genomic window:
- the LOC126968766 gene encoding chromatin accessibility complex 16kD protein, with the protein MSNKPEKDLHLPLSRVKTIMKSSPEVDAVGPEPLYLVTKCTELFVMDLARRSFINSHNSLDYKHIADVVQEDDTLDFLREIIPRKITVREYKELMARKSTKANPDDSSETSSDEESEENSDSNQEDNQEEQES; encoded by the exons atgtcGAATAAACCTGaaaaagatttacatttacCGCTCTCTAGGGTTAAAACAATAATGAAAAGTTCTCCGGAAGTTGACGCAGTTGGTCCGGAGCCTCTATATTTAGTAACTAAATGTACA GAGCTGTTTGTAATGGATTTAGCAAGAAGATCATTTATTAACAGCCACAATAGTCTAGATTACAAACACATAGCAGATGTGGTACAAGAAGATGACACACTAGACTTCTTGAGGGAGATTATACCAAGAAAAATAACTGTTAGAGAGTATAAGGAACTGATGGCTCGAAAATCTACTAAGGCTAACCCTGATGACTCCAGTGAAACATCCAGTGATGAGGAGAGTGAAGAAAACTCTGACAGTAATCAAGAAGACAACCAAGAAGAACAGGAATCgtaa